From the genome of Hymenobacter gelipurpurascens:
GTTAAAGCCGCGAAAAGTGCTGATAGCAAAGCATACATCCACCACATAACAGCTCCGTAGAAAGGGGAAATACCTTTCTACGGAGCTGCTGTTTAGTTGGTGCTTTTTGTGGCCAGCTAGGTTGTAAGCCAACACTTCAGGCCCTTTATTTAGGCTGCCACGTAAAACGTAGGCTAGGTACACCTCCTAGGCCAGTTTGCCCGCCCATAGCATAGCCGGTTTGCCAGGTTGGACTGAAGCTCATACCCTGAGGCAGGCGAGGCTTGCGGCCCCAACGGTTGCGGTGCGTGAGGTAGCCTACGTGCGCCGATAAGATGCCGATGCCCGCCCCGGCCACAACATCGCTCTGCCAATGCTTGCTATTAATCATGCGCAAAGCGGCTACGCTGGTGGCCAATGTATACGCTCCTATTCCATACCATTGACTTTTATCCCGAAACTCGTTGTGGACTATACTGGCGGCCAGAAAAGCCTGCGCCGTATGCCCCGAAGGGAAAGAGAGGTTATCAGAGCCATCGGGGCGGGTCTCCCGTGTGAGGTTTTTCACCGCATACACCGTTGTGAGCATCATAATCTCACTTTTTAGTATCACAAGGCCAACATTGATACGATCATTCTTTGATTCTACTCCAGCCAATGCCACTAGTCCCAACTCGGCGTAAGGAGCCATAATCAAGATATTATCGAGCTTGGTGCGGTAAGTTGGAAAAAGCCTATGAATGTCGCGGTTGGCTTGCTGATTTGTATAAAATCCGCCTCCATTGAATGTATAGGCACCATAGCCAATCAGAACAGCAGGCACGATGGTAGCCCTAACGAGTTTTCCCTTGTACCAGGGCGACTTTGTAGCTGAGGAGACTCCAGCAGGGTTCTCAAACTTGTGTGTGGTATCGGCCGGTACAGTAGGCACAGTTGGGACTTGTGCCAAGGCGGGGATGTAAGAGGTACACCACAAAAAGGCGCTGGCTGTGATAAAGGCTATTTTGCTGTTCATTGAAAGTAGCGAGGAGGCCAGTTTTGATATGTTCGGGCCTTAATATTTATAGGCAACGTAATCCACAGCGCATGAGAGTAGCCTTGCAGCGAATTCCTAGGCCACTTGTGCGTTACATGGCTGAACACAAAAGAGCCTGACCGGTGAGGTCAGGCTCTTGGTGCAAGTGGCCTAGAAAAAGGCTTACTTGATTTTCTCGATGATGCCTTTGAAGGCAGCAGGATGGTTCAGGGCGAGATCAGCCAGAACTTTACGGTTCAGGTCGATACCAGCCTTTTTCAGTCCACCCATGAACTGCGAGTAAGATAGGCCATGCTCACGGGCACCAGCGTTGATACGCTGA
Proteins encoded in this window:
- a CDS encoding phosphatase PAP2 family protein; this encodes MPAVLIGYGAYTFNGGGFYTNQQANRDIHRLFPTYRTKLDNILIMAPYAELGLVALAGVESKNDRINVGLVILKSEIMMLTTVYAVKNLTRETRPDGSDNLSFPSGHTAQAFLAASIVHNEFRDKSQWYGIGAYTLATSVAALRMINSKHWQSDVVAGAGIGILSAHVGYLTHRNRWGRKPRLPQGMSFSPTWQTGYAMGGQTGLGGVPSLRFTWQPK